From one Amia ocellicauda isolate fAmiCal2 chromosome 17, fAmiCal2.hap1, whole genome shotgun sequence genomic stretch:
- the aqp8a.1 gene encoding aquaporin-8a.1 — protein sequence MSATESKIELCNMSTVSIAEPDKEKVSFHLKPNWYEKYAQPCIAELLGSALFIFVGCSSVIENVESTGRLQPALAHGLALAIVIAVLGEISGGHFNPAVSLSVYLIGGLNIILLLPYMVAQCCGGLLGAGLAMAISTPVSYDNATGGAFNVVKSNEQIYAAIIAEIVMTLFLTMVVCMGAVNGKSRSPLAPLCIGLTVAADILAGGAASGACMNPARAFGPAVVANYWDYHWIYWVGPMAGALFTAFFIRLLLGDSKIRILLK from the exons ATGTCTGCGACCGAGTCCAAGATAGAACTATGCAACATGTCCACTGTTTCCATCGCTGAACCAGATAAGGAGAAAGTTAGCTTCCACCTGAAGCCCAACTGGTATGAGAAGTATGCCCAGCCCTGCATTGCTGAGCTCCTGGGATCAGCGCTGTTCATCTTCGTGGGCTGCTCCTCGGTCATCGAGAATGTGGAGAGCACGGGGAGGCTGCAGCCCGCTTTGGCCCATGGTTTGGCGCTGGCCATCGTCATCGCTGTCCTGGGGGAAATCAG tggggGGCACTTCAACCCAGCAgtgtccctgtctgtctacctgATCGGGGGTCTCAACATAATCCTGCTGCTGCCCTACATGGTGGCCCAGTGCTGTGGCGGGCTGCTCGGAGCTGGTCTGGCTATG gcTATCTCAACACCAGTGAGTTATGACAACGCCACGGGCGGTGCTTTCAATGTGGTCAAGAGCAACGAGCAGATTTACGCGGCCATCATTGCAGAGATAGTGATGACTCTGTTCCTGACCATGGTGGTGTGCATGGGCGCCGTCAATGGAAAGAGCCGCAGCCCCCTGGCCCCCCTGTGTATCGGCCTGACTGTGGCCGCCGACATCCTGGCAGG AGGGGCTGCGTCCGGTGCCTGTATGAACCCTGCCCGTGCATTTGGGCCAGCTGTTGTGGCAAACTACTGGGACTACCACTGGATCTACTGGGTGGGGCCCATGGCTGGGGCCCTGTTCACTGCCTTCTTCATAAG ACTGCTGTTGGGTGACAGTAAAATCCGTATCCTTCTCAAGTGA
- the LOC136712865 gene encoding aquaporin-8 — protein sequence MTEDKHELRNLETTFLEHAEKPTRTPNTFERLVQPCAAELVGTMFFVFIGCVSVIENVEAAGRLQPALVHGLAVAIMVAIMDNISGSHFNPPFTIAIFLVGGMKFIMVVPYLVCQVIGGVLGAAMSKAMTSKEHYFNATGAAFTILKSNDQLAGAIFGEVAMTCLVTMVVLLAAVNKRSKTPLAPFLVGCTVIINVLAGGDVSGTCLNPARAFGPAVLTSYWTYHWVYWVGPIGGCLVAAALVRLLLGDEKIRLIMK from the exons ATGACAGAGGACAAGCATGAACTCCGCAACTTGGAGACCACCTTCCTGGAGCATGCCGAGAAGCCCACCAGGACCCCCAACACCTTCGAAAGGCTTGTCCAGCCCTGTGCGGCTGAGCTGGTGGGCACCATGTTCTTCGTGTTCATTGGCTGTGTGTCGGTCATCGAGAACGTGGAAGCTGCCGGGCGCCTTCAGCCTGCGCTGGTGCACGGCTTGGCAGTGGCCATTATGGTGGCCATCATGGACAACATCAG TGGCTCCCACTTCAACCCCCCGTTCACTATTGCCATCTTCTTGGTGGGGGGCATGAAATTCATCATGGTTGTCCCCTACCTGGTCTGCCAGGTGATTGGAGGAGTGCTTGGAGCAGCAATGTCAAAG GCCATGACATCAAAGGAGCACTACTTTAACGCTACAGGAGCAGCCTTCACCATTCTGAAATCAAATGACCAGCTAGCAGGGGCTATTTTCGGGGAGGTGGCAATGACATGCCTGGTCACAATGGTGGTGCTGTTGGCAGCAGTCAACAAGAGGAGCAAGACTCCCCTGGCACCGTTCCTGGTGGGCTGCACGGTCATCATAAACGTCTTGGCTGG GGGCGACGTGTCCGGTACCTGTCTGAACCCGGCCAGAGCCTTTGGCCCCGCTGTGCTCACCAGTTACTGGACGTATCACTGGGTATACTGGGTGGGCCCGATAGGGGGCTGCCTGGTTGCAGCAGCACTGGTCAG ACTGCTGCTGGGAGATGAGAAGATCCGTCTTATCATGAAATGA